One genomic region from Devosia neptuniae encodes:
- a CDS encoding ATP-binding cassette domain-containing protein, which translates to MSQNAIQIRDLIKTFGGGRNLFGRQASEVQAVRGISLDLKRGETLGIVGESGSGKSTLARMLVGLEHPTSGTMLIDNKPWAELASSGSRAFGRTIQYVFQDPVASLNPRKTIGDILDVPLRLLCTYDSTRRAIRKRELIDAVKMPLDTLERYPHEFSGGQAQRIAIARALAAEASILVLDEPVSALDVSVQAQVLLLLQQLRDDLGLSYLFISHDLAIVESISDRVAVMYLGEVVEVGPAAQLFANPQHDYTRSLIASAPRLSATDRAA; encoded by the coding sequence ATGAGCCAGAACGCCATCCAAATCCGCGATCTCATCAAAACCTTCGGCGGTGGCCGCAATCTCTTCGGACGTCAGGCCAGCGAGGTGCAGGCCGTCCGCGGCATTTCGCTCGATCTCAAGCGTGGCGAAACCCTCGGTATCGTCGGCGAGAGCGGCTCGGGCAAATCGACACTCGCCCGTATGCTGGTCGGCCTCGAACACCCCACATCTGGCACCATGCTCATCGACAACAAACCCTGGGCCGAGCTCGCTTCCTCCGGCTCACGCGCCTTTGGTCGCACTATCCAATATGTCTTTCAGGACCCCGTCGCCTCGCTCAACCCGCGCAAGACCATCGGCGATATTCTCGATGTGCCGCTGCGCCTGCTCTGCACCTATGACAGCACGCGGCGCGCCATTCGCAAACGCGAGCTAATCGACGCCGTGAAGATGCCGCTCGACACGCTCGAACGCTATCCACACGAATTCTCCGGCGGACAGGCCCAGCGCATCGCCATCGCCCGAGCCCTTGCCGCTGAAGCCAGCATTCTCGTGCTCGATGAGCCGGTGAGTGCGCTCGACGTGTCGGTACAGGCGCAGGTGCTGCTCCTGCTCCAGCAATTGCGCGACGATCTCGGCCTCTCCTACCTTTTCATCAGCCACGATCTGGCCATCGTGGAATCGATTTCCGATCGTGTCGCCGTTATGTATCTGGGAGAAGTGGTAGAGGTCGGGCCGGCGGCCCAGCTCTTTGCCAACCCGCAGCACGACTACACGCGGTCGCTCATAGCCAGCGCACCGCGCCTTTCCGCAACGGACCGCGCCGCATGA
- a CDS encoding dipeptide/oligopeptide/nickel ABC transporter permease/ATP-binding protein, translating into MTDLIVPIPTSARKRRSNLQLLMANRLAAAGLFIFGFIVILALLAPILPIPNPDITDQPKRLLPPLSAGHLLGTDHLGRDILSRLIWGTQVSLLVGVSATALAAFFGSLIGLVAGYARGAADSILMRFVDMLMAFPYILLAIAIVAALGPGLLNALYAIALVNIPFFARNIRGVTVSISNREFVDAARLSGKSHAAVLFTEVLPNVLPVIVITMSTTVGWMILETAGLSFLGLGAQPPTSDLGSMLGQARAQLFTGPHASIIPGVMIFLLVMSINLLGDGIRDVLDPRLRSGTLGRPMPVTKIGRQTKPAPTLSDAPALVVENLSTGFDTGASITPAVRDISFHLGKGECLGLIGESGSGKSVTALSLMGLVASPPGVITNGGVYIQGKDVLSMREQELIALRGARVAYVFQDPLTTLHPLFSVGHQIAEAVLAHNPIGKHGARQRAVGLMETVGIRDAASRASAYPHELSGGQRQRIGIAMALANDPDIIIADEPTTALDVTVQARILDLLQNLRRERGLALLLITHDFGVVAQVCDRVAVMKNGEIVEQGETQAVLRDPQHDYTKRLIACVPELGEGHGFLDRVRPLFMEASA; encoded by the coding sequence ATGACCGATCTCATTGTCCCTATCCCAACCTCCGCCCGCAAGCGCCGCAGCAATCTGCAATTGCTGATGGCCAATCGCCTTGCCGCGGCCGGTCTTTTCATTTTCGGCTTCATCGTCATCCTGGCGCTCCTCGCGCCGATCCTCCCGATCCCAAACCCGGATATCACCGACCAGCCCAAGCGCCTGCTGCCCCCGCTCAGCGCTGGGCACCTCCTCGGCACCGATCACCTCGGCCGCGATATTCTTTCGCGCCTCATCTGGGGCACACAGGTTTCGTTGCTCGTCGGCGTCAGCGCCACTGCCCTCGCGGCTTTCTTCGGCTCCCTCATTGGCCTCGTCGCCGGCTATGCTCGCGGCGCCGCCGACAGCATCCTCATGCGCTTTGTCGATATGCTGATGGCCTTCCCCTATATCCTCTTGGCCATTGCCATCGTCGCTGCGCTTGGACCCGGCCTTCTCAACGCTCTCTACGCCATCGCGCTCGTCAATATCCCCTTCTTTGCCCGCAATATTCGCGGCGTCACCGTCTCGATCAGCAATCGCGAATTCGTCGACGCCGCGCGCCTCTCGGGCAAGAGCCACGCGGCGGTCCTCTTCACCGAAGTGCTGCCCAATGTCCTGCCTGTCATTGTCATCACCATGTCGACCACCGTGGGCTGGATGATCCTTGAAACCGCCGGCCTCTCCTTCCTCGGTCTCGGGGCCCAGCCGCCGACATCGGACTTAGGCTCTATGCTCGGCCAGGCCCGCGCCCAGCTCTTCACCGGCCCGCATGCCTCGATCATTCCCGGCGTGATGATCTTCCTCCTGGTCATGAGCATCAATTTGCTAGGCGACGGCATCCGCGACGTGCTCGATCCGCGCCTCCGTTCCGGCACCCTCGGCCGCCCCATGCCGGTCACAAAAATCGGCCGCCAGACCAAGCCTGCCCCAACCCTTTCGGACGCCCCTGCCCTCGTCGTCGAAAACCTTTCAACCGGCTTCGATACCGGCGCCTCCATAACCCCCGCCGTTCGCGACATCAGCTTCCATCTCGGCAAAGGCGAGTGTCTCGGCCTCATCGGCGAAAGCGGCTCGGGCAAGTCGGTGACGGCGCTCTCGCTGATGGGCCTGGTCGCCTCGCCGCCCGGCGTCATCACCAATGGCGGCGTCTATATCCAAGGCAAGGATGTGCTCTCGATGCGCGAGCAGGAACTCATCGCCCTCCGCGGCGCCCGCGTCGCCTATGTCTTCCAGGACCCGCTGACGACGCTCCATCCGCTCTTCTCGGTCGGCCACCAGATCGCCGAGGCAGTCCTCGCCCATAATCCCATCGGCAAGCACGGGGCCCGCCAGCGCGCCGTCGGACTGATGGAAACCGTGGGTATCCGCGATGCAGCAAGCCGCGCCAGCGCCTATCCCCACGAACTCTCAGGCGGCCAGCGCCAGCGCATCGGCATCGCCATGGCGCTCGCCAATGACCCCGACATCATCATCGCCGACGAGCCGACCACCGCGCTCGATGTCACGGTGCAGGCCCGCATTCTCGACCTTCTGCAAAACCTGCGCCGCGAGCGCGGTCTCGCCCTTCTCCTGATCACCCACGATTTCGGCGTCGTGGCCCAAGTCTGTGACCGCGTCGCGGTTATGAAAAATGGCGAAATCGTCGAACAGGGAGAAACGCAGGCGGTGCTGCGCGACCCCCAGCACGACTATACCAAGCGCCTCATCGCCTGCGTGCCCGAGCTAGGAGAAGGCCACGGTTTCCTCGACCGGGTCCGGCCGCTGTTTATGGAGGCAAGCGCATGA
- a CDS encoding ABC transporter permease — protein sequence MTAYIGKRLLAAIPVILGLSVIVFLVMKLIPGDPAQALLGSYATPDNVARINRALGLDRSWPEQYVIWIGNLLQGDFGRSYILNRPVLDEVLERFGATLILAGASLVICSVLGILAGIVSAVRQFGWTDRIVTFFVLIGISMPAFFLGLVFILFFAVQWRLLPASGMYAVYGGGDLPDLLRHLILPASTLAIVATGVVARLTRAAMLEVLRQDFIRTARAKGLSENKVIYRHAFRAALVSIIPVLGIQAGFVLGGAVYIETVFQWPGLGQMLVKAVSTRDMLLVQGGVLVAATVYVLVNLLADVAQAMLDPRLKA from the coding sequence ATGACCGCCTATATCGGCAAACGCCTCCTGGCCGCGATCCCCGTTATCCTCGGCCTCTCCGTCATCGTCTTCCTGGTGATGAAACTGATCCCCGGCGACCCCGCCCAGGCCCTTCTCGGCTCCTATGCGACGCCCGACAATGTCGCGCGCATCAATCGCGCCCTTGGGCTCGATCGTTCCTGGCCCGAGCAATATGTCATCTGGATCGGCAACCTTCTCCAGGGCGATTTCGGCCGCTCCTATATTCTCAATCGCCCCGTGCTTGATGAAGTGCTTGAACGTTTTGGCGCCACTCTGATCCTTGCCGGGGCGTCGCTGGTCATATGTTCGGTCCTCGGCATTCTCGCCGGCATCGTCTCGGCAGTGCGCCAGTTCGGCTGGACCGACCGGATCGTCACCTTCTTTGTCCTTATCGGCATTTCCATGCCGGCCTTCTTCCTTGGCCTGGTCTTCATCCTGTTCTTCGCCGTGCAATGGCGCCTGCTCCCGGCTTCGGGCATGTATGCCGTCTATGGCGGCGGCGACCTACCCGACCTCCTGCGCCATCTGATCCTGCCCGCGTCCACCCTCGCCATCGTCGCCACTGGCGTTGTCGCCCGCCTCACCCGCGCCGCCATGCTCGAAGTCCTGCGTCAGGATTTCATCCGCACCGCGCGTGCCAAGGGCCTTAGCGAAAACAAGGTTATCTATCGTCACGCCTTCCGCGCTGCACTCGTCTCCATCATTCCTGTGCTCGGCATTCAGGCCGGCTTCGTGCTCGGTGGTGCCGTTTATATCGAAACCGTGTTCCAGTGGCCCGGCCTCGGCCAGATGCTGGTCAAGGCCGTCTCCACTCGCGATATGCTTCTGGTGCAAGGCGGCGTGCTCGTTGCCGCTACCGTCTATGTGCTCGTCAATCTTCTGGCCGATGTCGCGCAGGCCATGCTCGATCCAAGGCTCAAAGCATGA
- a CDS encoding ABC transporter substrate-binding protein: protein MIRTWKGLAPVLLAATAFALVSPAMAQTPPNILVVGQIAEPASLDPHVSTAANDFRIAVNIYDGLVRNTPGTLEIEPALATDWTISEDGLEYVFNLREGVTFHDGTPFNAEAVKFNFDRMLKEDHPFASTGPFPLAFFFSSVKDVEVVDDLTVKFTLNEAFAPFMSNLASPTGLIVSPAAVEQYGADYGRHPVGTGPFKFEEWQSNTSVVASRNDAYWDGAPSLEAVIFRPITDANTRVAEMLSGGIDVLLETPPDNVAQFASDANYQVVEAVGPHVWYVMLNAKDGPFADKRVRQAVNYAVNKESLVNDVLQGTADVSAGPIPPAFNWAYNEDVAPYPYDPEKAKALLAEAGAEGAKLTFLVTEGGSGMLDPVPMGTAIQADLAAVGLDVEIKTYEWNTFLSEVNPGLEGKGDMAEMAWMTSDPDTLPFLTLRTAAFPAEGGFNSSYYSNPEVDDLLDKARLSTDPAERGELYKQVQAITHEDAPWLFVANWKQNAVVTSAVGDFELQPDFSLVLRDVTKQ, encoded by the coding sequence ATGATCCGCACCTGGAAAGGCCTAGCGCCGGTCCTGCTCGCCGCCACCGCTTTTGCCCTGGTCTCTCCGGCCATGGCACAGACGCCGCCCAATATTCTGGTGGTGGGCCAGATCGCCGAACCAGCATCGCTCGATCCGCATGTCTCGACCGCCGCCAACGATTTCCGCATCGCCGTCAACATTTACGACGGCCTCGTGCGCAACACCCCCGGCACGCTCGAGATCGAACCGGCGCTCGCCACCGACTGGACCATTTCCGAAGATGGGCTCGAATACGTCTTCAACCTCCGCGAAGGCGTCACCTTTCACGACGGCACCCCGTTCAACGCCGAAGCGGTGAAATTCAACTTCGATCGCATGTTGAAGGAAGACCACCCCTTCGCCTCGACCGGCCCCTTCCCGCTCGCCTTCTTCTTTTCCTCGGTCAAGGACGTCGAAGTGGTGGATGACCTGACGGTCAAATTCACCCTCAACGAAGCCTTCGCCCCCTTCATGAGCAATCTGGCCTCCCCCACCGGCCTCATCGTCTCGCCCGCCGCAGTCGAGCAATATGGCGCCGATTACGGTCGCCATCCTGTCGGCACCGGCCCCTTCAAGTTCGAGGAATGGCAGTCCAATACCAGCGTCGTCGCCTCGCGCAACGATGCCTATTGGGACGGCGCTCCCTCGCTCGAAGCGGTCATCTTCCGCCCGATCACCGACGCCAATACCCGCGTTGCCGAAATGCTCTCGGGCGGCATCGACGTGCTGCTCGAAACTCCGCCAGACAACGTCGCCCAGTTCGCCAGTGACGCCAATTACCAGGTGGTGGAAGCCGTCGGGCCCCATGTCTGGTATGTCATGCTCAACGCCAAGGACGGCCCCTTCGCCGATAAGCGCGTGCGCCAGGCGGTCAACTACGCGGTCAACAAGGAAAGCCTCGTCAACGACGTGCTGCAAGGCACGGCCGACGTCTCCGCCGGCCCCATCCCGCCCGCCTTCAACTGGGCCTATAACGAAGACGTCGCGCCTTATCCCTATGATCCGGAAAAAGCCAAGGCGCTCCTTGCCGAAGCCGGCGCTGAAGGCGCCAAGCTCACCTTCCTCGTCACCGAAGGGGGCTCGGGCATGCTCGATCCCGTCCCCATGGGCACAGCCATCCAGGCCGATCTCGCCGCCGTGGGCCTAGATGTCGAGATCAAGACCTATGAGTGGAACACCTTCCTCTCTGAAGTGAATCCCGGCCTGGAAGGCAAGGGCGACATGGCCGAAATGGCCTGGATGACCTCCGACCCCGACACCCTGCCCTTCCTGACCCTTCGCACGGCGGCTTTCCCGGCGGAAGGTGGCTTCAACTCGTCCTATTATTCCAACCCGGAAGTCGACGACCTTCTGGACAAGGCGCGTCTCTCCACCGATCCGGCAGAGCGCGGCGAACTCTACAAGCAAGTCCAGGCCATCACCCACGAAGACGCTCCCTGGCTCTTCGTCGCCAACTGGAAGCAAAACGCCGTCGTCACGAGCGCCGTGGGCGATTTCGAACTGCAGCCGGACTTCTCACTGGTCCTGCGAGACGTGACCAAACAATAG
- a CDS encoding DUF1028 domain-containing protein, translating into MTFSIVARDPQTGAFGIATATAGPMVGALVPHTRSGRGAAATQAMTNPYLAFDALELLDGRDAEAALQAALARDEEAALRQMIVVDQVGRTAAWTGQSCIAFAGHLCRDGVAVAGNMLAGPEVIADMLSAYLLLKGKVDFASTLLGALNAGAETGGDIRGIGSAALRVHGAESFAEVDIRVDWSEEPLVDLQGLLDRASGGPYAEFFSTLPRRAGHF; encoded by the coding sequence ATGACCTTTTCCATCGTCGCTCGCGATCCGCAAACTGGCGCCTTTGGCATTGCCACAGCGACGGCTGGGCCGATGGTGGGGGCTTTGGTGCCACATACACGCAGTGGCCGCGGTGCGGCGGCGACGCAGGCGATGACCAATCCCTATCTTGCGTTCGATGCTCTGGAGCTGCTTGATGGGCGGGATGCCGAAGCGGCTTTGCAGGCGGCGTTGGCTAGGGATGAAGAGGCCGCTTTGCGGCAGATGATTGTCGTTGATCAGGTTGGCAGGACCGCGGCATGGACTGGCCAAAGCTGTATCGCTTTTGCGGGGCATCTTTGCCGCGACGGCGTGGCTGTTGCTGGAAACATGCTGGCGGGTCCAGAGGTGATTGCCGACATGCTTTCAGCATATCTGTTGCTTAAGGGAAAAGTCGATTTCGCGTCGACCCTGCTTGGCGCGCTCAACGCAGGTGCCGAGACTGGGGGCGATATCAGGGGCATCGGTTCAGCGGCGTTGCGGGTCCATGGCGCCGAGTCCTTCGCCGAAGTCGACATAAGGGTGGATTGGTCGGAGGAGCCACTGGTTGACCTCCAAGGGCTGCTTGATCGGGCGTCTGGCGGTCCTTATGCTGAGTTTTTCTCAACGTTGCCGAGGCGTGCTGGGCATTTCTGA
- a CDS encoding ABC transporter ATP-binding protein encodes MANATGMALRQVRKSYGSTHVIHGIDLDVAAGEFVVFVGPSGCGKSTLLRMIAGLEEVTDGEISIGGRDVTDLDPSQRGIAMVFQSYALYPHMSVRDNLGFGLKMANTPKVEVDTRVAAAAKILKIEPLLERRPGQLSGGQRQRVAIGRAIVRKPDVFLFDEPLSNLDAELRVSMRIEIARLHKELGNTMIYVTHDQTEAMTLADKIVVLRDGKIEQVGTPREVYENPDNIFVAGFIGSPKMNFIEGVAANGGVDVAGRTLTLGYTPAEPGTPVTIGIRPEHIEVGNAGQVDFRVGVDFSEYLGGTQYLYATLPDGQNLIIEHRKNAEIPTGSSLAVFCDPERLKVFSATGYRMRR; translated from the coding sequence ATGGCAAACGCAACTGGCATGGCGCTACGGCAAGTCCGCAAAAGTTATGGCTCTACCCACGTCATCCATGGCATCGATCTCGATGTGGCAGCCGGTGAGTTCGTCGTCTTTGTTGGCCCCTCGGGCTGCGGCAAATCGACTCTTCTACGCATGATCGCCGGGCTCGAAGAGGTCACCGATGGCGAAATCAGCATCGGTGGCCGCGATGTAACTGATCTTGATCCTTCCCAGCGCGGCATCGCCATGGTCTTTCAGTCCTACGCGCTCTATCCGCACATGAGTGTGCGGGACAATCTTGGTTTTGGCCTCAAGATGGCCAATACCCCCAAGGTCGAAGTAGACACGCGTGTCGCCGCCGCCGCCAAAATCCTCAAGATCGAACCGCTACTCGAACGGCGTCCGGGCCAACTCTCTGGTGGCCAACGCCAGCGCGTCGCCATCGGCCGAGCCATCGTGCGCAAGCCCGATGTGTTCCTCTTCGACGAACCTCTCAGCAATCTCGACGCCGAACTGCGCGTCTCGATGCGCATCGAAATCGCGCGCCTGCACAAAGAGCTCGGCAACACGATGATCTACGTGACCCACGACCAGACCGAGGCCATGACCCTGGCTGACAAGATCGTGGTGCTACGCGATGGCAAGATCGAGCAGGTGGGCACGCCACGGGAGGTCTACGAAAATCCAGACAACATCTTCGTTGCTGGCTTCATCGGCTCACCCAAAATGAACTTTATTGAGGGTGTCGCTGCAAACGGCGGTGTGGACGTGGCCGGACGAACCCTGACACTGGGGTACACTCCGGCAGAACCGGGCACCCCGGTTACTATCGGCATTCGGCCCGAGCACATTGAGGTGGGCAATGCGGGGCAAGTGGATTTCCGCGTGGGCGTCGACTTCAGCGAATATCTGGGCGGAACGCAATACCTCTACGCCACCCTTCCCGACGGGCAGAACCTGATTATCGAACATCGCAAAAACGCTGAAATCCCCACGGGCAGTTCTCTTGCCGTGTTCTGCGACCCAGAGCGCCTCAAGGTCTTTTCGGCAACGGGGTACCGGATGAGACGGTAA
- a CDS encoding glycoside hydrolase family 127 protein, with the protein MTIAPNRQFRPLPVPSVTVGGYWGDWQEAVCDHTAAILLDRCVAAGMLDQINPDVPSPGIVIPILHWLGTPQMFWDSDLGKSIETIAYSLYRKPNPELEARADAIIDMYEKLQDPDGYLSSFFQRIKPEWKWTNLRDFHELYCAGHMIEGAVAYYQATGKRKFLDVMSRMADYCVKKFGRGPGQVRGYCGHEEVELALVKLARVTGKQEYMDLAKFFVDERGQEPHFFIEEAIAQNRDPKGVQKNTLEYNQSHLPVREQTKVVGHAVRAMYLYSAMADLATEYNDDSLTSALETLWADLTQKQMYITGGIGPAEANEGFTDYYDLPNDTAYAETCASVGLVFWASRMLGRGPNRRYADTMEQALYNGAITGLSTDGKTFFYDNPLESTGKHHRWTWHPCPCCPPNIARLVTSLGSYIYAVADDEIAVHLYAESEARVELANGAKFTLTQKTNYPWSGNIDISIEPEAAAWFAVSLRIPAWAHGAKLAVNGQAQDVAAASTDGYVRIAREWQKGDAVTLDLPLEPRTLRAHPSVRHDAGRVAVMRGPLVYCLEGTDNGTGLNSILLQRGLGEAQTATIPDLRGAIAIDIPVLRETAENWGDALYSDKAPETETEQARLVPYHLWDNREPGEMLVWLRQS; encoded by the coding sequence ATGACTATCGCTCCCAATCGCCAGTTTCGCCCGCTGCCCGTTCCTTCCGTCACTGTCGGTGGCTACTGGGGCGACTGGCAGGAAGCCGTGTGCGACCACACCGCCGCCATCCTGCTCGACCGTTGTGTTGCCGCCGGCATGCTCGACCAGATCAATCCCGACGTTCCGAGCCCCGGCATCGTCATTCCGATTCTCCATTGGCTGGGCACCCCGCAGATGTTCTGGGACAGCGATCTCGGCAAGTCGATCGAGACCATCGCCTATTCGCTCTATCGCAAGCCCAATCCAGAGCTGGAGGCGCGGGCCGATGCCATCATCGATATGTACGAAAAGCTGCAGGACCCCGACGGCTACCTCAGCTCATTCTTCCAGCGCATCAAGCCCGAATGGAAATGGACCAACCTGCGCGATTTCCACGAGCTCTACTGTGCCGGCCATATGATCGAAGGCGCCGTGGCCTATTACCAAGCTACCGGCAAGCGCAAGTTCCTCGATGTCATGAGCCGCATGGCAGATTACTGCGTCAAGAAATTCGGGCGCGGACCGGGCCAGGTTCGTGGTTATTGCGGCCATGAAGAGGTCGAGTTGGCGCTCGTCAAGCTCGCGCGCGTCACCGGCAAGCAGGAATACATGGACCTTGCCAAGTTCTTTGTGGACGAGCGAGGACAAGAGCCGCACTTCTTCATCGAGGAAGCCATCGCGCAAAACCGCGATCCTAAGGGCGTTCAGAAAAATACCCTGGAATACAACCAGTCGCACCTGCCAGTGCGCGAACAGACCAAGGTCGTCGGACATGCCGTGCGCGCCATGTATCTCTATTCGGCCATGGCCGATCTCGCCACCGAGTACAATGACGACAGCCTGACCTCGGCACTCGAAACACTCTGGGCCGACCTCACCCAAAAGCAGATGTACATCACCGGCGGCATTGGGCCAGCGGAAGCCAACGAAGGCTTCACCGACTATTACGACCTTCCAAACGACACCGCCTATGCCGAAACCTGCGCTTCGGTCGGCCTCGTCTTCTGGGCCTCCCGCATGCTTGGTCGCGGCCCCAACCGGCGCTATGCAGACACGATGGAGCAGGCTCTCTACAACGGCGCCATCACAGGCCTTTCGACCGATGGAAAGACTTTCTTTTACGACAATCCGCTGGAGTCGACGGGCAAGCACCACCGTTGGACCTGGCACCCCTGCCCCTGCTGCCCGCCTAATATCGCCCGCCTCGTCACCTCGCTCGGTTCCTACATCTACGCCGTCGCCGACGACGAAATCGCCGTGCATCTCTATGCTGAGAGCGAAGCGCGCGTTGAACTTGCCAATGGCGCAAAATTCACTCTGACCCAGAAGACCAATTATCCGTGGTCGGGCAATATCGACATCAGCATCGAGCCCGAAGCAGCGGCTTGGTTCGCCGTATCCCTCCGCATTCCGGCCTGGGCCCACGGCGCCAAGTTGGCAGTGAACGGGCAGGCACAGGACGTCGCCGCGGCGTCAACCGATGGCTATGTCCGCATCGCGCGCGAATGGCAAAAGGGCGACGCTGTCACCCTCGACCTGCCGCTCGAGCCACGAACCCTCCGCGCCCATCCCTCCGTTCGGCACGATGCCGGGCGCGTCGCTGTCATGCGTGGTCCGCTGGTCTATTGCCTCGAAGGCACCGACAATGGCACCGGGCTCAACTCGATCCTCCTACAGCGTGGACTCGGGGAGGCACAGACCGCAACAATTCCAGACCTCCGCGGCGCCATCGCCATCGACATCCCGGTGCTGCGCGAAACCGCCGAAAACTGGGGCGACGCGCTTTATTCCGACAAGGCGCCCGAGACCGAAACCGAGCAAGCCCGCCTCGTGCCCTACCACCTTTGGGACAACCGCGAGCCCGGCGAAATGCTGGTCTGGCTACGCCAGAGCTGA
- a CDS encoding carbohydrate ABC transporter permease, protein MSAATKQARARRKFMGGLGFHGFGLVASFFFLAPFFWAGLSSLRSGSESQTPPLPPWPTTGISFDSYATLDTFGSGIWQHTFNSLLVSLSTVVLTVIVSLLAGYGFSRYRFPFKNVFFILIIATLMIPFQSILTPLFIILARLGLNNSLVGLILVYVTLQLPFSVFMMRNAFDAVPREIEEAARIDGARDIKLLVRVLLPLVMPGVATVAIFAFLNAWNEFLAALILLSDNDKYTLPVLMTAVRAGRLGAINWGAVQAGVMVMTIPCLAIFLLLQRYYMRGLMAGAVK, encoded by the coding sequence ATGAGTGCCGCAACGAAACAGGCCCGCGCCCGGCGCAAATTTATGGGCGGGTTAGGCTTTCACGGGTTCGGGCTCGTCGCCTCGTTCTTCTTCCTCGCCCCGTTCTTCTGGGCCGGGCTATCGTCCCTCCGCAGCGGCAGCGAATCCCAGACCCCGCCCCTGCCACCCTGGCCTACAACGGGTATCAGCTTCGACAGCTATGCCACCCTCGACACCTTTGGTTCAGGCATCTGGCAGCACACCTTCAATTCTCTGCTTGTCTCGCTCAGCACGGTCGTGCTGACGGTGATCGTGTCGCTGCTCGCCGGCTACGGCTTCTCGCGCTACCGCTTCCCGTTCAAGAACGTGTTCTTCATCCTGATCATCGCCACGTTGATGATCCCGTTCCAGTCCATCCTGACCCCGCTCTTCATCATCCTCGCAAGACTGGGCCTAAACAATTCGCTCGTTGGGCTGATCCTTGTCTACGTGACGCTGCAACTGCCCTTCTCGGTCTTCATGATGCGCAACGCCTTCGATGCGGTGCCCCGCGAGATCGAGGAAGCCGCCCGCATCGACGGCGCACGCGACATCAAGTTGCTAGTGCGCGTGCTGTTGCCCCTGGTCATGCCGGGCGTAGCTACGGTTGCGATCTTTGCTTTCCTCAATGCCTGGAACGAGTTCCTGGCGGCACTGATCCTGCTTTCGGACAATGACAAATACACCCTGCCAGTGCTGATGACGGCCGTTCGCGCCGGCCGGCTGGGTGCCATCAACTGGGGAGCGGTGCAGGCCGGCGTGATGGTCATGACCATCCCCTGCCTCGCCATCTTCCTGCTTCTCCAACGCTACTACATGCGCGGCCTCATGGCCGGCGCCGTAAAATGA
- a CDS encoding carbohydrate ABC transporter permease, with protein sequence MTTATPLAAAIKPRRRARKNRQWQGLLYITPAIILVTIFFVIPVLFTVWMSFHNWPLLGQPSWIGLGNYSRMFSDTRFAAALSFTAYYTVIATIAIFALAFPLALFVQNERRGVSAYRTIFFLPVVVGLATASLLWVWLANVDSGLFSPLLRLFGVTGRSANLLATFNNAFPTIIAMVVWKIVGFTMIILLTGLQSIPSDLIEAARIDGASRWQRFRFLTLPLMRRTLALSLILSVTGSVLAFDQFYIMTSGGPQNRMISVVYYIFNQSFVSFQLGYGSALSIVLLGILVALSVVQLWLLRVGDDK encoded by the coding sequence ATGACCACCGCCACTCCACTTGCGGCAGCCATCAAGCCACGCCGTCGGGCGCGCAAAAACCGCCAGTGGCAGGGGCTGCTCTATATAACGCCGGCCATAATCCTCGTGACGATCTTCTTCGTCATTCCCGTGCTGTTCACCGTCTGGATGAGCTTTCACAACTGGCCATTGCTGGGCCAACCAAGCTGGATTGGACTGGGCAATTATTCGCGCATGTTCAGCGACACGCGCTTTGCGGCGGCGCTGAGTTTCACCGCCTATTATACCGTCATCGCCACCATTGCCATTTTCGCCCTGGCTTTTCCGCTAGCCCTCTTCGTGCAAAATGAACGGCGCGGCGTCAGCGCCTATCGCACCATTTTCTTCTTGCCGGTGGTCGTTGGCTTGGCGACGGCTTCCCTACTCTGGGTCTGGCTCGCCAATGTGGATAGCGGCCTTTTCAGCCCCCTCCTGCGCCTGTTCGGCGTCACCGGCCGCAGCGCCAATCTTCTCGCCACCTTCAACAATGCGTTCCCCACCATCATCGCAATGGTGGTCTGGAAGATCGTGGGCTTCACCATGATCATCCTGCTCACAGGGCTCCAATCCATCCCCAGCGACCTCATCGAAGCCGCCCGCATCGACGGCGCGAGCCGCTGGCAGCGATTCCGCTTTCTCACGCTGCCGCTGATGCGCCGCACGCTCGCCCTGTCCTTGATCCTCTCTGTCACTGGCTCGGTGCTGGCCTTTGACCAGTTCTACATCATGACCAGCGGAGGCCCGCAAAACCGCATGATCTCTGTGGTCTATTATATCTTCAATCAGTCCTTCGTGTCGTTCCAGCTCGGCTATGGCTCGGCGCTTTCCATCGTCCTTCTCGGCATTCTGGTGGCGCTCAGCGTCGTCCAGCTCTGGCTGCTCCGCGTCGGAGACGACAAATGA